In Thermococcus thioreducens, a genomic segment contains:
- a CDS encoding AAA family ATPase — protein sequence MMDIKEAFETLEEIVEAVSRVYIGNEVVVRKTLAAALVNGNVLFEDYPGLGKTLLAKAFGKVLGLKYTRVQFTPDLLPADILGTKVWRQNLGTFELIKGPIFTHVLLADEINRAPPKTQSALLEAMEEKQVTIEGETFTLERPFFVIATQNPIEFEGTYPLPEAQLDRFLLRLRVGYPKSLEDEVAILEARLSWRKDDPTVDMRALIDRETFVEMQDLVERGIFISRDLLKYIAELIRNARADERVEAGPSPRGGIALMKVAKANALLEGRDFVLPDDVKAYAVDALAHRVVVKPEYAFEGINGEEIVREALEKTPVPKEAGER from the coding sequence ATGATGGATATTAAAGAGGCGTTTGAAACCCTTGAGGAAATCGTTGAGGCGGTTTCTCGGGTGTATATTGGTAATGAGGTTGTTGTTAGGAAGACTTTGGCTGCGGCGTTGGTGAATGGGAATGTCCTCTTCGAGGATTATCCTGGCTTGGGCAAGACGCTCTTAGCCAAAGCCTTCGGAAAAGTCCTCGGCTTGAAGTACACGCGCGTCCAATTCACTCCAGACTTGCTTCCAGCCGACATTCTGGGCACCAAAGTCTGGCGCCAAAACCTCGGAACCTTCGAGTTAATCAAAGGCCCAATCTTCACGCACGTTCTATTAGCGGATGAAATCAACCGGGCTCCCCCAAAGACTCAGTCGGCTCTGCTCGAAGCCATGGAGGAGAAGCAGGTAACCATCGAGGGCGAAACCTTCACCCTGGAGAGGCCGTTCTTCGTCATTGCCACCCAAAACCCCATCGAGTTCGAGGGGACTTACCCCCTCCCAGAGGCTCAGCTCGACCGCTTTCTCTTAAGGCTCCGCGTGGGTTATCCGAAATCGCTTGAGGATGAGGTGGCTATCCTTGAGGCGCGCTTGAGCTGGCGGAAGGATGATCCGACGGTTGACATGAGGGCCTTGATTGATCGAGAGACTTTTGTCGAGATGCAGGATTTGGTCGAGCGGGGGATTTTCATCAGCCGGGACTTGTTGAAGTACATTGCTGAGTTGATTAGGAATGCCCGCGCTGATGAGAGGGTTGAGGCTGGCCCGAGTCCTCGTGGGGGGATTGCCTTGATGAAGGTGGCTAAGGCTAATGCTTTGCTTGAGGGGCGGGATTTTGTCCTGCCGGATGATGTTAAGGCTTACGCGGTGGATGCTTTGGCTCACAGGGTTGTGGTCAAGCCTGAGTACGCTTTTGAAGGCATAAACGGGGAGGAGATTGTTAGGGAAGCCCTAGAAAAAACACCCGTACCGAAAGAGGCGGGGGAGAGATGA
- a CDS encoding DUF58 domain-containing protein encodes MRKSLTGYILWALLLGTAFLSPGMIGLAIVPLSLLALAMLVDPPREVRVKRRLSRREIRLGEEVEIRVEVTVEKGLGLVVVRDPLPKNVALTLGNNVGVFFKGLKPLKAEYTYRIRPMLRGVYTLPRSEVTTRNPLGTRYIWGLYGEELGLRAVPKVIRAVPIAETRRKAKISVPETSFSIRGPISTDFKEIRDYQTGDPMKLINWKATARTGRVLVNEFEREGKKTVLFIVDAREAMKIGIESESPYEHAMNLVASMAHRFLRKDYHVGLYLLGARKFLPPATGPRQLHTMVRTMMDFERVQAEEESFADAVERLKRILVQYTPLVIYVSNVLDRTAGETKKGVLTVMAVHRGKSRPVVVDISVYPTLDPKTGTLIEMEKRAITSELEGTGAYVVRWVPGREDIGEVLSKLLGEIR; translated from the coding sequence ATGAGGAAAAGCCTGACCGGATACATCCTCTGGGCACTGCTCCTCGGGACGGCATTCCTCTCTCCAGGGATGATAGGCCTAGCCATAGTGCCGCTCTCCCTTCTCGCCCTGGCGATGCTCGTTGACCCCCCGAGGGAGGTTAGGGTGAAGAGAAGGCTCTCAAGGCGCGAGATAAGGCTCGGCGAGGAGGTCGAAATCAGGGTCGAGGTCACAGTGGAGAAGGGACTCGGACTGGTCGTCGTCAGGGACCCGCTTCCAAAGAACGTTGCCCTCACATTGGGAAACAACGTAGGAGTATTCTTCAAGGGTCTGAAGCCGCTGAAGGCAGAGTACACCTACCGGATACGGCCGATGCTCCGGGGAGTCTATACGCTGCCAAGGAGCGAAGTAACCACCAGAAATCCGCTGGGGACGAGGTACATCTGGGGGCTCTACGGTGAGGAGCTCGGGCTCAGGGCCGTTCCCAAGGTCATCAGGGCGGTTCCGATAGCGGAAACACGGAGGAAGGCCAAGATAAGCGTCCCCGAGACGAGCTTCTCGATAAGGGGGCCCATCTCCACAGACTTCAAGGAGATAAGGGACTACCAGACCGGCGACCCGATGAAGCTCATAAACTGGAAGGCCACCGCGAGAACGGGGCGGGTTCTCGTCAACGAGTTCGAGAGGGAGGGCAAGAAGACGGTCCTGTTCATAGTCGACGCCAGGGAGGCGATGAAGATAGGAATTGAGAGTGAGAGCCCCTACGAGCACGCCATGAACCTCGTCGCCTCGATGGCGCACCGCTTCCTCAGGAAGGACTACCATGTGGGGCTGTACCTACTCGGGGCCAGAAAGTTCCTGCCGCCGGCAACGGGGCCCAGACAGCTGCACACGATGGTCCGGACGATGATGGACTTCGAGAGGGTTCAGGCAGAGGAGGAAAGCTTTGCCGATGCCGTTGAAAGGCTGAAGAGGATACTCGTCCAGTACACGCCGCTCGTCATATACGTCTCCAACGTGCTCGATAGGACGGCCGGAGAGACCAAGAAGGGAGTTCTGACCGTAATGGCCGTCCACAGGGGGAAATCCAGACCCGTGGTGGTGGACATATCGGTCTATCCGACCCTCGACCCCAAGACGGGCACACTCATAGAGATGGAAAAGCGGGCGATAACATCTGAGCTGGAGGGCACCGGAGCTTACGTCGTCCGCTGGGTTCCGGGGCGGGAGGATATAGGAGAGGTTCTGAGCAAGCTGCTGGGGGAGATAAGATGA